ATCTGCAGCAAATGCTGGTGGTACAAAAATGATACTTACATTAGCATCTGCTTTTTCCACAGCGTCTGCTACGGTATTAAATACAGGCTTACCTAAATGCTCTGTACCTCCTTTTCCTGGAGTTACACCTCCCACTACATTTGTTCCGTAGTCTATCATTTGACCTGCATGGAAAGTTCCTTCGTCTCCTGTAAACCCTTGTACTATTACTCTAGAATCTTTGTTAACTAATACTGACATATTATATTTATTTATTTTTCTTTTTGATTATAATTACCCTTCTCTAAAAAGGTTTTTTATTTTTCGGTAAATTTAAGAATTTTTAAATTGATGAAAAAATTATTTTATTTCAAATTTTTCAACCTAACTTCCTTCCTTAAATAATCACGGAATTCTTCTGCTATAGTGCCAAAATAAGTTCCTTTCTTTAAATCTCTATTTATACCACATTTAGCGAGTAGTACCGTGCCTTTTTCTACTCTAACTCCAGAAGCCATACCTACTTGTCCCCAAATGGTAACCTCATCTTCAATCACGCAACACCCCGCAATACCTGTTTGGGAAGCAATAAGACACTTTTTACCAATAATGGTATCATGCCCTATCTGGATTTGATTATCCAACACAGAACCTTCGCCTATCACTGTAGAAGCAGTAACTCCTCTATCTATAGTACACCCATTGCCTATTTCTACATTATTCTCTATCACTACATTACCCACCGAAATCAATCTATCAAAATTCCCATTGAGTTTTCTATAATAAAATGCATCTCCTCCTAAAACGGTATTAGACTGAATGATAACATTGTCTCCTATTTCTGTTCTATCACCAATAACCACATTAGGAAAGATATGACAATTTTTTCCAATTTTAACTTGATTTCCTAGTACTACAGAAGGGTGAATAAAAGTCCCCTCTCCTATCTGAGCATCATTTAAATCTTTTTTAAAATTATAAATCTGTGTAAAGTAAGTATTTATTTTATTAAAATCCCTGAAAGGATCGTCAGAAATAAGTAAAGCCTTTCCCTCTGGACAAGCCACTTCTTTATCTATTAAAATAATAGTAGCAGCAGAGTTTAATGCTTTATCGTAGTATTTTGGGTGGTTTACAAATACAATATCACCTGGACGCACCATGTGAATCTCGTTAGTTCCTAAAACAGGAAAACTCTCATCTCCAACAAATTGAGTTCCTATAATATCAGCGATCGCCTTAAGCGTTTGTGGCTCTGAAAATGTCATAATTGAATAGAATTAAAAAATGAAATTCGGAGAGAACAACTCCCTCCGAATTTATTAGACTAATTATTTAACTCTCTCTAAATAAGAGCCGTCTTCTGTATTTACTTTTATTTTATCCCCTGGTTCTATAAATAGAGGCACCATTATCCTAGCTCCTGTCTCCACGATAGCGTTTTTAAGAGCATTAGTTGCAGTGTTACCCTTTACACCTGGGTCAGCCTCCACCACTTCTAGATAAACTGTAGGTGGAATTTCTGCTGAAAGAGGCGTTTCATCTTCCTCCTTCATAATGATAGTAACTTCTTCTCCTGCTTTCATAAACTGAGCATTCTCAATCATTTCTTTACCAATATAGATTTGAGAAAAATCATCATTATTCATAAAATGGAACCCATTATCATCATCATAAAGATACTGAAATTTACGAGTAATTACCTTTACTTCGTCTATCTTATGCCCTGCAGAGAAAGTGTTATCAATCACTTTACCATTAGTTACAGACTTAAGTTTAGTTCTCACGAAAGCAGGTCCTTTACCTGGTTTTACATGTAAAAACTCGATTACCTTGTAAATGTCGTTGCTGTAATTGATGCAAAGACCTTTTTTAATATCAGCTGTTGTTGCCATCTATATAATATGTTATTTATTTTTATTTAATCTTTACCTGTACCGTAACCTTTTACAATACCTCTAGGTGAGTTTTGTATAAATTGTAGGATTTCATCTCGTTCTGCCGTAGGAAGCATTTCTTTTTCTATATAAGAAACGGCTTGAGAAACATTCATTTTCATTTGGAAGATGATACGATAGATTTTTTGTATCTCAAATATTTTTTCATTAGAAAAACCTCTTCTTCTCAACCCTACAGAATTGATACCAGCATAGCTCATAGGCTCTCTAGCCACTTTAACATAAGGCGGAATATCCTTTCTTACCAGTGTACCTCCAGATACCATTACATGTTTACCTATTTTACCAAACTGATGAACTGCAGAAAGCCCACCCATAACGGTAAAATCTCCTATTTCTACATGCCCTGCAATGCCACATCCATTCACAATAATTACATGGTCTCCTAAAACACAATCGTGAGCAATGTGCGAGGTTGCCATTATCAGGCAGTTACTACCTATCTTGGTATATCCTAGTGCTTTAGTACCTCTATTGATGGTAACCGATTCTCTGATTGTAGTATTATCACCTATAATCACTTGAGTATCTTCTCCTTCAAATTTTAAATCTTGTGGTATCGCCGAAATTACTGTACCTGGGAAAATTCTACAATTTTTACCAATCCTAGCTCCGTTCATAATCGTTACATTAGGACCTATCCAAGTACCTTCTCCAATTTCCACATCTGCAGCTATGGTGGTAAATGGCTCTACCACCACATTTTTATCTATCTTAGCCCGTCTATCTACGGCTGCTAGCTGATGAATCACCTTTAATTTAGATTTTAGTTTTTGCTACTTGAGCCATAAGCTCTGCCTCTACCACTACGCTATCTCCTACATAGCCATACCCTTGCATATGTACGATACCTCTTCTAATAGGTTCTATAAGGTCTATTTTGAAGATAAGTGTATCTCCAGGAACTACCTTTTTCTTAAACTTAACCTTGTCTATTTTAACAAAGTAAGTAGAATAGTTTTCTGGGTCAGGCACATTAGCCAATACCAAAATACCTCCTGTTTGTGCCATTGCTTCTATCTGCAGAACCCCAGGCATTACAGGTTCTTTTGGGAAATGTCCCGTAAAGAAAGGCTCATTCATTGACACATTTTTAAGCCCTACCACATGAGTATCAGACAATTCCAAAATTTTATCTACTAATAAAAATGGTGGACGATGCGGAAGCAATCCCATAATCCCATTGATATCATAAACAGGCTCTTTAGTTAAATCAAAATCAGGCACATTTTTTTTCTTTTGTAATTTCCATTGGCGATTCAGTTTTTTAGCAAACTGAGTATTAACAAAGTGCCCAGGTTTATTAGCGATAACTTTACCTTTTATTTTAACTCCTACCAATGCCAAATCTCCAATGACATCTAGTAACTTGTGTCTAGCCGCTTCATTAGGATAGTTTAATGTCAAATTATCCAAAACTCCATTAGGACGAATAGATATTTCTTCTCTACCAAATGCTTTCTTTAGTTTTTCTGTGGTTTCTGGTGTAAGTTCTTTATCCACATAAACAATGGCATTGCTAATATCTCCACCCTTGATAAGTCCGTGGTCTAAAAGCATTTCTAACTCGTGTAAGAAACTAAAAGTTCTAGCACTAGCAAATTCCTCTTTAAACTCAGAAATATGCTTCATAGTTGCATTTTGAGTACCTAATACCTTAGTGCCAAAATCCACCATAGTTGTAATTTCATAAGTATCGGAAGGAATAATCGTAATATCAGACCCCGAATTTGGGTCAGTATAGCTCATTACTTCCTTTATCACTAGGTATTCTCTCGCTTTCTCTTGCTCTACGATGCCTGCTTTCTCTATTGCTTCTACAAAAAACTTAGAAGACCCATCTAAAATTGGAGGTTCTGCACTATCTAACTCTAATATTGCATTATCTAAATCCATACCTACTAGAGCCGCCAAAAGGTGCTCGCAGGTATGTATTTTAACCCCTAATTTTTCTAATGTAGTTCCCCTTTCGGTAGTGGTAACATAGTTTACATCTGCTTCCACTTGAGGATTTCCTTCCAAATCTGTTCTTACAAATACAAAACCTGTGTTTTCTTTAGCTGGTTTTATCGTAAGATTAACTTGTTTACCTGTATGAAGACCTATCCCTGAAAGAGAAACTTCTTCTTTTAAAGTTTTTTGCTTATCACTCATTAGTATTATCTTTTGAGTTTTTTTCTAGTTGATTTAACTTTTGAACAATCTTATTAAAGTTTCGGAAGTGAACATAATTTCTTCTGAAATCACTTGCCGAAATTGCTGGAGAACCATATAGAATTTCCCCATCAGACACACTATTATTTACGCCACTTTGGGCTTGTATTTTAACTTGATTACCAATATTAATATGCCCTACGATGCCTACTTGTCCACCCACTTGGTTCCAATCGCCTATGGTGGTAGAACCTGCAATACCTGCTTGAGCCGCAATTACATTATGTTTGCCTATCTTAACATTATGAGCAATCTGGATTAGGTTATCTATCTTGGTTCCTTCCCCTATAATGGTAGAGCCTATCGTTGCTCTATCTATACTACAGTTAGAACCAATCTCTACATTGTTCTCTATAATTACATTTCCTAATTGCGGAATTTTTTTAAAACCTTCTGCTGTTGGCTGGAAACCAAAACCATCGCCTCCTATCACTGTGTTAGAGTGTATAATGCAATTATCTCCTATCACACAACCATCATAAATCCTAGCACCACTATCTATTTTACAATTCTTACCAATCTTGACTCTCTTACCTATGTATACCTGAGACGCAATCTGAGAGCCTTCTCCCACCTTAGCTTTCTCCGAAATATAGGTAAACGCTCCTACGAAAACATTCTCTCCCAAAACAGCCGTCTGATGAATAAATGCTCCTTCTTCTACGCCTGATTTTCTATCCTGAACCATCTCGTTGTAAAGGTTCATTAGCACTTGAAAAGATAGGTAAGCATCTTCTACGGCTATAATGGTAGCCTTATATTCTTTTTTATCTAAGAGTTTTTTGGATACTATAAGAACCGAGCATTTAGTTTCCTCTATAAAATGAGAAAATTTCTCCTGAGCGACAAAAGACAAATGCCCTTCTTCACCACTTTCTATAGGAGAAACCCCTGTAATTAAAGTATTTTCGTTACCGATGATTTCCCCTTCAATAAAACCTGCAATCTGAGAAGCTGTAAATTCCATAATGTGCAAAGATAGTAATTTATAATATTTCTCTTGCAATTTATACTACAAAACATCATCAAACCTAGTCATCATGGCCATATTTACCTAGGAAATGCTAAAATATATTTCTGTGTAGGACGCTTAAGACTCGTGGATAAAATAGACAATTCCGACTCGTCTAAAGGTACTTTACCACCATTTTTTTCCAACAAATAGATAGGCTGTTTTTCGCTATCATAAGGTAACAAATATCGGGAAATTTCATCAACAAAATCTACTCCGAAATCTATATTCATTCGCTTATTAACAGCCTCTACTTTACCGTCTATAAAATCTTGAGAAAACCCTTCTGAAGACCAAATAGTTTGAGGAAACTTTCGCGTTATGATTGCCTTACAATAATAAGAAAGAACCAAATCTCCCTCATTTTGC
This Riemerella anatipestifer DNA region includes the following protein-coding sequences:
- the lpxA gene encoding acyl-ACP--UDP-N-acetylglucosamine O-acyltransferase, yielding MIHQLAAVDRRAKIDKNVVVEPFTTIAADVEIGEGTWIGPNVTIMNGARIGKNCRIFPGTVISAIPQDLKFEGEDTQVIIGDNTTIRESVTINRGTKALGYTKIGSNCLIMATSHIAHDCVLGDHVIIVNGCGIAGHVEIGDFTVMGGLSAVHQFGKIGKHVMVSGGTLVRKDIPPYVKVAREPMSYAGINSVGLRRRGFSNEKIFEIQKIYRIIFQMKMNVSQAVSYIEKEMLPTAERDEILQFIQNSPRGIVKGYGTGKD
- the lpxD gene encoding UDP-3-O-(3-hydroxymyristoyl)glucosamine N-acyltransferase; the encoded protein is MEFTASQIAGFIEGEIIGNENTLITGVSPIESGEEGHLSFVAQEKFSHFIEETKCSVLIVSKKLLDKKEYKATIIAVEDAYLSFQVLMNLYNEMVQDRKSGVEEGAFIHQTAVLGENVFVGAFTYISEKAKVGEGSQIASQVYIGKRVKIGKNCKIDSGARIYDGCVIGDNCIIHSNTVIGGDGFGFQPTAEGFKKIPQLGNVIIENNVEIGSNCSIDRATIGSTIIGEGTKIDNLIQIAHNVKIGKHNVIAAQAGIAGSTTIGDWNQVGGQVGIVGHINIGNQVKIQAQSGVNNSVSDGEILYGSPAISASDFRRNYVHFRNFNKIVQKLNQLEKNSKDNTNE
- a CDS encoding LpxD N-terminal domain-containing protein; this encodes MTFSEPQTLKAIADIIGTQFVGDESFPVLGTNEIHMVRPGDIVFVNHPKYYDKALNSAATIILIDKEVACPEGKALLISDDPFRDFNKINTYFTQIYNFKKDLNDAQIGEGTFIHPSVVLGNQVKIGKNCHIFPNVVIGDRTEIGDNVIIQSNTVLGGDAFYYRKLNGNFDRLISVGNVVIENNVEIGNGCTIDRGVTASTVIGEGSVLDNQIQIGHDTIIGKKCLIASQTGIAGCCVIEDEVTIWGQVGMASGVRVEKGTVLLAKCGINRDLKKGTYFGTIAEEFRDYLRKEVRLKNLK
- the efp gene encoding elongation factor P, which produces MATTADIKKGLCINYSNDIYKVIEFLHVKPGKGPAFVRTKLKSVTNGKVIDNTFSAGHKIDEVKVITRKFQYLYDDDNGFHFMNNDDFSQIYIGKEMIENAQFMKAGEEVTIIMKEEDETPLSAEIPPTVYLEVVEADPGVKGNTATNALKNAIVETGARIMVPLFIEPGDKIKVNTEDGSYLERVK
- a CDS encoding bifunctional UDP-3-O-[3-hydroxymyristoyl] N-acetylglucosamine deacetylase/3-hydroxyacyl-ACP dehydratase; this encodes MSDKQKTLKEEVSLSGIGLHTGKQVNLTIKPAKENTGFVFVRTDLEGNPQVEADVNYVTTTERGTTLEKLGVKIHTCEHLLAALVGMDLDNAILELDSAEPPILDGSSKFFVEAIEKAGIVEQEKAREYLVIKEVMSYTDPNSGSDITIIPSDTYEITTMVDFGTKVLGTQNATMKHISEFKEEFASARTFSFLHELEMLLDHGLIKGGDISNAIVYVDKELTPETTEKLKKAFGREEISIRPNGVLDNLTLNYPNEAARHKLLDVIGDLALVGVKIKGKVIANKPGHFVNTQFAKKLNRQWKLQKKKNVPDFDLTKEPVYDINGIMGLLPHRPPFLLVDKILELSDTHVVGLKNVSMNEPFFTGHFPKEPVMPGVLQIEAMAQTGGILVLANVPDPENYSTYFVKIDKVKFKKKVVPGDTLIFKIDLIEPIRRGIVHMQGYGYVGDSVVVEAELMAQVAKTKI